In Amaranthus tricolor cultivar Red isolate AtriRed21 chromosome 5, ASM2621246v1, whole genome shotgun sequence, a genomic segment contains:
- the LOC130814110 gene encoding uncharacterized protein LOC130814110: MVDKGEQPTSFTMLKKRKKMPKKHRDSKKRKGVPEMDKKVRISQKMQKLYRKRARDYNSDDEQDEVDDEHAPETDEDDMEAEGDDFTGNSDDEASLGNEEREIQTGIMKFAEGCNAFRVAFHNIMKKHVDEESLGPVLSAHKKLVVAKLAEEASERKVKGEAKKEKHLVEEKGHVKPANFLDSHEKFLIGVATKGVVKLFNAVSKAQNAQKGLNPSSFKDTKALTKRRKEAFMTELKKVSGQSEATTKASTSKGEEDSNQPAWAPLRDSYMLTNSKLKDWDKMAEEEVEAKADI; the protein is encoded by the exons ATGGTGGACAAAGGTGAACAACCCACATCATTCACTATGttgaagaaaaggaagaaaatgCCCAAGAAACATCGTGATTCTAAGAAAAGGAAAGGTGTTCCTGAGATGGATAAAAAGGTTAGAATTAGTCAGAAAATGCAGAAATTATATCGCAAAAGGGCCAGAGATTATAATTCAGATGATGAGCAAGATGAAGTTGACGATGAGCATGCACCTGAAACTGATGAAGATGATATGGAGGCTGAGGGAGATGATTTTACTGGAAACAGTGATGATGAGGCAAGCCTTGGTAATGAAGAACGTGAAATTCAAACTGGGATCATGAAGTTTGCAGAAGGCTGTAACGCTTTTAGAGTAGCATTTCACAATATCATGAAGAAGCATGTTGATGAAGAGTCGCTG GGACCAGTATTATCCGCACATAAAAAGCTTGTTGTAGCAAAGCTTGCGGAAGAGGCCAGTGAGCGCAAGGTTAAAGGAGAAGCAAAGAAGGAAAAGCACTTG GTTGAGGAGAAAGGACACGTAAAGCCGGCAAATTTCTTAGATTCACATGAAAAATTTCTGATAGGTGTAGCCACAAAAGGAG TTGTCAAGTTGTTCAATGCA GTTAGTAAAGCGCAAAATGCTCAGAAAGGGTTGAATCCTTCAAGTTTTAAAGACACTAAGG CTTTGACGAAACGTAGAAAAGAGGCATTCATGACAGAATTGAAGAAGGTTTCTGGTCAATCTGAGGCGACCACCAAG GCTTCCACTTCTAAAGGTGAAGAAGACAGTAATCAACCTGCATGGGCTCCGTTACGCGACAGTTACATGTTGACAAATTCTAAATTAAAGGACTGGGATAAGATGGCC